The following are encoded together in the Zingiber officinale cultivar Zhangliang chromosome 8A, Zo_v1.1, whole genome shotgun sequence genome:
- the LOC122007893 gene encoding probable glutathione S-transferase GSTU6 isoform X1 → MARAAAEDMKVLGDPLSPFVIRVLIALRLKRVEYEFVEVQLTEPKSDILVKSNPVYKMVPVLLHRGKPICESAVIVQYIDEEWSDDGGSSSILPADPFDRAIARFWTVYMDDKLTYLIRALIGEKEAAKVTELAGQIRQVLGLLEQAFTECGKGKGFFGGDAVSYLDIALGSFLGWIMALEKGKSVKLLDAEELPPLAGWAERFLAEESVKGLVPDADEHLKNYEVATVRTSATPAA, encoded by the exons ATGGCCAGAGCTGCGGCAGAGGACATGAAGGTTTTGGGTGACCCGCTGAGCCCCTTCGTCATCAGGGTTCTCATCGCCCTCCGCCTCAAGAGAGTCGAGTACGAGTTCGTGGAGGTGCAGTTAACGGAGCCGAAGAGCGACATCCTGGTGAAGTCCAACCCGGTGTACAAGATGGTCCCCGTGCTGCTCCACCGCGGAAAACCTATCTGCGAGTCCGCCGTCATCGTCCAGTACATCGACGAGGAGTGGTCTGACGACGGCGGATCCTCCTCCATCCTCCCCGCCGACCCCTTCGATCGCGCCATCGCTCGGTTCTGGACCGTCTACATGGACGACAAG TTGACTTATTTAATTAGGGCTTTGATTGGGGAGAAGGAGGCGGCCAAGGTGACGGAGTTGGCCGGTCAAATTCGGCAGGTGCTGGGTCTACTGGAACAGGCCTTCACGGAGTGCGGCAAAGGGAAGGGCTTCTTCGGCGGGGACGCCGTCAGCTACCTGGACATCGCGCTGGGGAGCTTCCTGGGGTGGATCATGGCGCTGGAGAAGGGTAAAAGCGTCAAACTTTTGGATGCGGAGGAGCTTCCTCCGCTGGCGGGATGGGCGGAGCGGTTCCTAGCGGAGGAATCAGTGAAGGGGCTGGTGCCGGACGCCGACGAGCATCTGAAGAATTACGAAGTCGCGACGGTGAGGACGAGCGCTACTCCTGCTGCATAA
- the LOC122007893 gene encoding probable glutathione S-transferase GSTU6 isoform X2, translating into MARAAAEDMKVLGDPLSPFVIRVLIALRLKRVEYEFVEVQLTEPKSDILVKSNPVYKMVPVLLHRGKPICESAVIVQYIDEEWSDDGGSSSILPADPFDRAIARFWTVYMDDKEAAKVTELAGQIRQVLGLLEQAFTECGKGKGFFGGDAVSYLDIALGSFLGWIMALEKGKSVKLLDAEELPPLAGWAERFLAEESVKGLVPDADEHLKNYEVATVRTSATPAA; encoded by the exons ATGGCCAGAGCTGCGGCAGAGGACATGAAGGTTTTGGGTGACCCGCTGAGCCCCTTCGTCATCAGGGTTCTCATCGCCCTCCGCCTCAAGAGAGTCGAGTACGAGTTCGTGGAGGTGCAGTTAACGGAGCCGAAGAGCGACATCCTGGTGAAGTCCAACCCGGTGTACAAGATGGTCCCCGTGCTGCTCCACCGCGGAAAACCTATCTGCGAGTCCGCCGTCATCGTCCAGTACATCGACGAGGAGTGGTCTGACGACGGCGGATCCTCCTCCATCCTCCCCGCCGACCCCTTCGATCGCGCCATCGCTCGGTTCTGGACCGTCTACATGGACGACAAG GAGGCGGCCAAGGTGACGGAGTTGGCCGGTCAAATTCGGCAGGTGCTGGGTCTACTGGAACAGGCCTTCACGGAGTGCGGCAAAGGGAAGGGCTTCTTCGGCGGGGACGCCGTCAGCTACCTGGACATCGCGCTGGGGAGCTTCCTGGGGTGGATCATGGCGCTGGAGAAGGGTAAAAGCGTCAAACTTTTGGATGCGGAGGAGCTTCCTCCGCTGGCGGGATGGGCGGAGCGGTTCCTAGCGGAGGAATCAGTGAAGGGGCTGGTGCCGGACGCCGACGAGCATCTGAAGAATTACGAAGTCGCGACGGTGAGGACGAGCGCTACTCCTGCTGCATAA
- the LOC122010416 gene encoding homocysteine S-methyltransferase 2-like, whose product MGLVLRDESPALMRDFLREVGECAVIDGGLATELEANGADLNDPLWSAKCLISSPHLIRKVHLDYLKAGANVIITSSYQATIQGFMSRGFTSEESEALLRKSVEIACEARELFYEELNESDKNIEKRKPSILVAASVGSYGAYLADGSEYSGIYCKEMTLEKLKEFHRRRVEVLAESGADLIAFETIPNKLEAQAYAELLEEGNINTPAWFSFNSKDGVNVVSGDSMVECASIADACKKVIAVGINCTPPRFIEGLILSIKKVTEKPILIYPNSGERYDADKKEWVVCTGVTDEDFVSYVRAWHEAGARLIGGCCRTTPRTIGGISKALRTE is encoded by the exons ATGGGGCTTGTGCTCCGCGACGAATCGCCAGCGCTGATGAGGGACTTCCTCCGGGAGGTCGGGGAATGCGCGGTGATCGACGGCGGACTCGCGACGGAGCTCGAGGCCAACGGAGCGGATCTGAACGATCCGCTCTGGAGCGCCAAGTGCCTCATTAGTTCCCCTCATCTCATCCGGAAG GTTCATCTGGATTATCTTAAAGCTGGTGCAAATGTTATAATAACGTCATCTTATCAG GCTACTATTCAGGGTTTTATGTCAAGGGGATTTACATCAGAAGAAAGTGAAGCCTTATTGCGGAAAAGTGTTGAAATTGCTTGTGAAGCACGTGAATTATTTTACGAGGAATTAAATGAATCTGATAAAAATATTGAAAAGAGGAAACCTTCAATTTTAGTGGCAGCTTCTGTTGGAAGCTATGGCGCATACTTAGCAGATGGTTCTGAGTATAG TGGAATTTATTGCAAAGAAATGACCCTAGAAAAACTGAAGGAATTTCACAGGAGACGAGTTGAGGTCCTTGCTGAATCAGGTGCTGACTTGATTGCTTTTGAAACAATTCCCAATAAACTGGAAGCTCAG GCATATGCTGAACTTCTTGAGGAAGGTAACATAAATACTCCAGCTTGGTTTTCTTTTAACTCAAAGGATGGTGTTAACGTGGTCAGCGGTGATTCAATGGTCGAGTGTGCTTCTATCGCTGATGCATGTAAGAAGGTCATTGCAGTTGGAATAAACTGTACCCCTCCGAGATTCATCGAGGGGTTAATTCTCTCTATAAAAAAG GTGACCGAGAAGCCAATTTTGATATATCCAAACAGCGGAGAAAGATATGATGCTGACAAAAAGGAATGGGTG GTGTGCACCGGCGTTACCGATGAGGATTTTGTTTCTTATGTTAGAGCGTGGCATGAGGCCGGGGCTCGTCTGATTGGAGGGTGTTGCAGGACGACTCCACGCACAATTGGAGGCATATCCAAAGCTCTCCGGACTGAATAA
- the LOC122007894 gene encoding probable glutathione S-transferase GSTU6 has protein sequence MAVAAAEDVKVLSDPLNPFVIRVLIALRLKRVEYELVEVQLAEPKSEILVKSNPVYKMVPVLLHREKSICESAVIVQYIDEEWSDGGGSSSILPADPFDRAIARSWAAYIDDKLTALIRALRVETEAEKATELAGQIRQVLGLLEEAFAECGKGKGFFGGDAVGYLDIALGSCLGWIMALEKGKSVKLLDAEELPRLAGWAERFLAEESVKGLVPDADEHLKIDEVAAARTSATPAA, from the exons ATGGCCGTAGCTGCAGCGGAGGACGTGAAGGTTTTGAGTGACCCGCTGAACCCCTTCGTCATCAGGGTTCTCATCGCCCTCCGCCTCAAAAGAGTCGAGTACGAGCTCGTGGAGGTGCAGTTAGCGGAGCCGAAGAGCGAGATCCTGGTGAAGTCCAACCCGGTGTACAAGATGGTCCCTGTGCTGCTCCACCGCGAAAAATCTATCTGCGAGTCCGCCGTCATCGTCCAGTACATCGACGAGGAGTGGTCCGACGGCGGCGGATCCTCCTCCATCCTCCCCGCCGACCCCTTCGATCGCGCCATCGCTCGGTCCTGGGCCGCCTACATCGACGACAAG TTGACTGCTTTAATTAGGGCTTTGAGGGTAGAGACGGAGGCGGAGAAGGCGACGGAGTTGGCCGGGCAAATCCGGCAGGTGCTGGGGCTGCTGGAAGAGGCCTTCGCGGAGTGCGGCAAAGGGAAAGGCTTCTTCGGCGGGGACGCCGTCGGCTACCTGGACATCGCGCTGGGGAGCTGCCTGGGATGGATCATGGCGCTGGAGAAGGGTAAAAGTGTCAAACTTTTGGATGCGGAGGAGCTTCCTCGGCTGGCGGGATGGGCGGAGCGGTTCTTGGCGGAGGAGTCAGTGAAGGGGCTGGTGCCGGACGCCGACGAGCATCTGAAGATTGACGAAGTCGCGGCGGCGAGGACGAGCGCTACTCCTGCTGCATAA